From the genome of Pseudomonas sp. WJP1:
GTGACGCAACGCATCGGCGAAATCGATGGCATGAACCAGTCGGTGGCAACCGCCACCGAGGAACAGACGGCGGTGGTCGAGTCGATCAACGTCGATATCACCGAAATCAATACCCTGAACCAGGAGGGTGTGGAAAACCTGCAATCGACGTTGCGCGCCTGTACGGACCTTGAGCAGCAGGCAGCACGACTGAAGCAACTGGTGGGCAGCTTCCGCATCTAGCGTTTGATTTGGACACTTCGCGGGCAGCGATCTGAAACGCCCGCGAAGACGATCACCCAGGCACCTCCCTCCAAACCCCAACCGAACATCTATTCTTCATATAGGTCAATCAAGGAGAACAACGGACCGGAGGGATGTTCATCGTGCATATCGCTGACATAACCATGTTCTACGCCCCTGCCAGCGGTGGCGTGCGCACTTATCTGGATGCCAAGCATCATCGCCTGTGCACCAGGCCCGGTATCCGCCACAGTCTGCTGATACCTGGGGCCGTTCTCAGCGAACAGGATGGCATCTACACGGTTCCGGCTCCCGCCCTGCCCTTCGGCAAAGGTTATCGCTTCCCTCTGCGCCTGGCACCCTGGCGCAATGTCCTGCAGGATCTGCAACCGGAGCTGATCGAAGTCGGCGACCCCTACCTCACCGCCTGGGCGGCCCTGGACGCCCGTCGCCAACTGGATGTGCCGGTCATCGGCTTTTATCACTCCGACCTGCCACTGCTGGCTAGCAATCGAATGGGCAACTGGGTCACGCCAAACGTCGAGGCCTATGTCAGCAAGCTCTACGGCAACTTCGACCGGGTACTGGCGCCGAGCCGGGTCATGGCCGACAAACTCATTGGCCTTGGGGTGAAGAACGTTTTCGTGCAGCCCCTGGGGGTTGATCTCCAGATGTTTCATCCCGATGCACGGGATACCCGCCTTCGGGCCGAATTGGGCCTCGACGAAAACACGCATCTATTGATCTTCGCCGGGCGCGGTTCCAAGGAGAAGAACCTGCCGGTGCTGCTCGAATGCATGAAGCGCCTGGGCCGACGTTATCACTTGCTGCTGGTCGGTTCGTCGATGCCGACCACTGTACCGGGTAATGTCACGGTCATCGACGGGTTCTGCCCTGCCCCCCAAGTCGCCCGCCTGATGGCCAGTGCCGACGCCTTGCTGCATGCCGGCGACCAGGAAACCTTTGGCCTGGTGACTCTTGAAGCCATGGCTTGCGGCATCCCGGTGGTGGCGGTGGCCGCTGGCGCCTTTGAGGAAATCATCACCGACCAATGTGGCCTGTTGTGTACACCCAACGATTCGTTGGCCATGGCCAACGCCGTGCGCGAACTGTTCAGCCGGGGCAGCGCAGCCCTCGGCCAGCAAGCCCGACGTCATGTCGAGCGCTATTACGCCTGGGACGCGGTGGTCAACAGTCTGCTCGGCCATTATCACGCCGTCCTCGGCAGCCAATGGCCGCGAGCCGCCAATGCTTGAACCCACGGATACGCCCGGCCTGCTGCTGGTACTTCACGATGTCGCGCCACTCACCTGGGCCGATTACCAGCCCTTTGTCGAGGCCGTCGATGCGCTTGGCAGCGTGCCGATCACCTGGCTGGTGGTGCCGGACTTCCACAAACACTACAACCTGCGAGCCCACCCGCAATTTCGTCATCAGCTCAGTGCACGGCTCGAGCGTGGCGATGAACTGGTGCTGCACGGTTATTTTCATTGCGATGACGCGCCGAAGGCGAGCACTCCCCGCGACTGGTTCATGCGCAGGATCTACACCCATGAAGGCGAGTTCTACAGTTTGTCTCGCGAGGCCGCCCTCACCCGCCTGCACGCCGGCATTGAGATGTTCCAGCACTACGATTGGCCGTTGCAGGGTTTCGTCGCGCCGGCCTGGTTGATGAGCGAAGGCACACGCCAGGCCTTGCGCCAATTGCCGCTGAATTACACCAGCGACGCCCGCCATCTTTTTCGCTTGCCCGAGTTCACGGCGATCGATGCTCCCGGCCTGGTCTGGAGTGCGCGCAGTGCCTGGCGGCGCGGTTTATCGAAGCTGGTCAGCCAGCAACTCGAACAGCGCTGGCGAACGGCGCCGGTGATTCGATTGGGCCTGCACCCGGTGGACATGCGTCATGAGTTCTCGCGTACATACTGGCTGCAAACCCTCAAGCGCCTGCTCGATGAGGGCCGCGCGCCCATGACCAAGTCCCGTTGGCTGGCCTTGCACAGCGAGCGCATGGGGCGTGCGGCATGAGTCGCTCGATCCTGCTATGCGTCGGCCTGCTCGCCGCGGTGCTGATTCCCTGGCTCCTGGGTGGCAGCGAAACCTGGTCGCGGCTCAAGGACTTTCCACTGAGCAGCTTGCTGGTCATGTTCGGCATGATCTTGCTGTGCTGGGTGGTCAACACCCTGCGATTACGCCTGCTGCTGGGAGATCAGCGCAACAAGGTCAGCCCGGTCAAGAGCCTGGGCGTGGTGATGGCCGCCGAATTTGCCTATTGCGCCACGCCGGGTGGCAGCGGCGGGCCACTGACCATCATGGCCTTGCTGGCGCGCAACGGCGTACGACCGGCCCGGGGCAGTGCCGTGTTTGCCATGGACCAACTGAGCGATCTGCTGTTTTTCCTCTGCGCATTGACCGGAATTCTGATTTACGCGCTGTTCCAGCATCTCAGCCAGCACATGGCGTGGTTGCTGATCGTCAGCGCCCTCTCGATGTTCGGTGGGCTGGTCAGTTGCGTGGTGATGGCGCGTTATCACCGCCTGGTGATTCGCCTGGGAGGCCGACTGCTGGCACGCCTCAACGTCGAATCATCGACCCGCATGCGCTGGGCACGCAAACTCCTGCACTTTCTGGCGGCCTTCACCGACACCCTGAAGTTACCCCCGCAGACACTGATCACAGTGTTTGGCTTGACGTGCGTGCATTGGATCTTGCGTTACAGCGTGTTGTACCTGGCGCTGCGTGGGCTCGGCGCCGACTTGCAGTGGGCCTGGAGCTTTCTGATCCAGATGGTTTCATTGAGTGCGGGGCAGTTCAGCCTTTTGCCAGGCGGCGCCGGGGCGGCTGAATTGACTTCAGCGGCACTGCTGGCCCCCATGGTGGGTAAATCCACGGCGGCGGCCGCCATACTGATCTGGCGGGCGGTGACCTATTACTTCTATTTGCTGGTGGGAGGGCCGGTGTTTTTGCTGATGCTGGGCCGGCCATTGCTCAAGAAGCTCATGAAGAACGTGTATCCGTAGGCGCTGTTTCGTGCTGCAACTCTTCCCACAACTCGGCAGCCCCCGGAAACTCCGTGCCATCTTCAGGGCTCAGCTCATCAGGATCGTAACGGCTCAAGCAACCCTCACCCAGGGTGGCGGGCGCCTTGGAAGTGGCTTTGTCCAGTGGATCGGCCATGTTCAAATCCTCGGTACAGAAACGGCGAAGGGCCTGCAGCGATTGAACGCCCAGGCCCTTCGAATTTCAACCCTGTCGTACAGCGATCAGAACACCACGGTTTTGTTGCCGTGTACCAGGACCCGGTCTTCCAGGTGGTAGCGCAGACCACGGGCCAGTACCATTTTTTCGACATCACGACCGAAGCGCACCATGTCTTCGATGCTGTCGCTGTGGCTGACGCGCACCACGTCCTGCTCGATGATCGGGCCGGCGTCCAGCTCTTCGGTCACATAGTGGCAAGTAGCGCCGATCAGCTTTACCCCGCGCAGGGAAGCCTGGTGGTACGGCTTGGCGCCGACGAACGACGGCAGGAAGCTGTGGTGGATGTTGATGACCTTGTGCGCATATTCACGACACAACTCAGGCGGCAGGATTTGCATGTAGCGGGCCAATACCACCACTTCGGCATCATGCTGCTTGACCAGGCGCGAGACCTCGGCAAATGCCGGTTCCTTGTCCTGGGGATTGACCGGTACGTGGTAGTAGGGAATGCCGTGCCATTCGACCATGCTGCGCAGGTCGTCGTGGTTGGAAATCACGCAGGCGATTTCACAATCGAGCTCATCGCTGTGCCAGCGATGCAGCAAGTCGGCGAGGCAGTGAGACTCGCGGCTGGCCATCAGCACCACGCGCTTTTTCTGCTCGGTATCGGTG
Proteins encoded in this window:
- a CDS encoding glycosyltransferase family 4 protein gives rise to the protein MFIVHIADITMFYAPASGGVRTYLDAKHHRLCTRPGIRHSLLIPGAVLSEQDGIYTVPAPALPFGKGYRFPLRLAPWRNVLQDLQPELIEVGDPYLTAWAALDARRQLDVPVIGFYHSDLPLLASNRMGNWVTPNVEAYVSKLYGNFDRVLAPSRVMADKLIGLGVKNVFVQPLGVDLQMFHPDARDTRLRAELGLDENTHLLIFAGRGSKEKNLPVLLECMKRLGRRYHLLLVGSSMPTTVPGNVTVIDGFCPAPQVARLMASADALLHAGDQETFGLVTLEAMACGIPVVAVAAGAFEEIITDQCGLLCTPNDSLAMANAVRELFSRGSAALGQQARRHVERYYAWDAVVNSLLGHYHAVLGSQWPRAANA
- a CDS encoding lysylphosphatidylglycerol synthase transmembrane domain-containing protein, with the protein product MSRSILLCVGLLAAVLIPWLLGGSETWSRLKDFPLSSLLVMFGMILLCWVVNTLRLRLLLGDQRNKVSPVKSLGVVMAAEFAYCATPGGSGGPLTIMALLARNGVRPARGSAVFAMDQLSDLLFFLCALTGILIYALFQHLSQHMAWLLIVSALSMFGGLVSCVVMARYHRLVIRLGGRLLARLNVESSTRMRWARKLLHFLAAFTDTLKLPPQTLITVFGLTCVHWILRYSVLYLALRGLGADLQWAWSFLIQMVSLSAGQFSLLPGGAGAAELTSAALLAPMVGKSTAAAAILIWRAVTYYFYLLVGGPVFLLMLGRPLLKKLMKNVYP
- the purU gene encoding formyltetrahydrofolate deformylase, whose translation is MRTFRLVISCPDRVGIVAKVSNFLASHNGWITEASHHSDNLSGWFFMRHEIRADSLPFGIDALREAFAPIAEEFSMDWRITDTEQKKRVVLMASRESHCLADLLHRWHSDELDCEIACVISNHDDLRSMVEWHGIPYYHVPVNPQDKEPAFAEVSRLVKQHDAEVVVLARYMQILPPELCREYAHKVINIHHSFLPSFVGAKPYHQASLRGVKLIGATCHYVTEELDAGPIIEQDVVRVSHSDSIEDMVRFGRDVEKMVLARGLRYHLEDRVLVHGNKTVVF
- a CDS encoding polysaccharide deacetylase family protein — protein: MLEPTDTPGLLLVLHDVAPLTWADYQPFVEAVDALGSVPITWLVVPDFHKHYNLRAHPQFRHQLSARLERGDELVLHGYFHCDDAPKASTPRDWFMRRIYTHEGEFYSLSREAALTRLHAGIEMFQHYDWPLQGFVAPAWLMSEGTRQALRQLPLNYTSDARHLFRLPEFTAIDAPGLVWSARSAWRRGLSKLVSQQLEQRWRTAPVIRLGLHPVDMRHEFSRTYWLQTLKRLLDEGRAPMTKSRWLALHSERMGRAA